Proteins co-encoded in one Ziziphus jujuba cultivar Dongzao chromosome 9, ASM3175591v1 genomic window:
- the LOC107405035 gene encoding pectinesterase, translating to MYNLRGRPKSLLLTFLPTSVIVFIFLFSQTNLRNTPKTTTQEAPKLHIHKHIQMQIAHSTCQGTLYPQLCVSTLASFPDLSSKSLPQIISSTVNLTVNEVKVSAYNCTKIERQLTKLDPRQKRAIDDCLELLQDTIAELNLAISDLNSKKTASKHYHDLQTLLSGAMTNQYTCLDGFAYSRGNVRNFIDNNLYNISNHVSNSLALLKKLAGGHNKSSSVVFPEAYGSMKNGFPTWVSSKDRKLLQSSVNATKYNLLVAKDGTGNFTTISEAVEAAPNSSTTRFVIYIKAGAYLENVEVPRKKTNLMFLGDGIGKTVVKASRNVVDGWTTFRSATVAVVGNGFLAKGVTFENSAGPSKHQAVALRSGSDLSAFYQCSFVGYQDTLYVHSLRQFYRECDIYGTIDFIFGNAAVVFQNCNLYARKPNDNQKNIFTAQGREDPNQNTGISILNSKVTAAADLIPVKSSFKTYLGRPWKEYSRTVFLRSYIDDLVDPAGWLEWNSTFALTTLYYGEYLNRGPGSNTSARVTWPGYRVINSSTEASQFTVGSFIQGTEWLNSTNIPYFTGLN from the exons ATGTATAATCTCAGGGGAAGACCAAAGAGTCTCTTGCTTACTTTCTTGCCCACTTCTGTTATTGtcttcatttttctattttcacaAACCAATTTGAGAAACACTCCAAAAACCACCACCCAAGAAGCACCAAAATTACACATCCACAAACACATCCAAATGCAAATAGCACATTCCACATGCCAAGGCACATTGTACCCACAACTCTGCGTTTCGACCCTCGCTTCTTTCCCTGATCTCTCTTCCAAATCGCTCCCACAGATCATCTCCTCCACTGTAAACCTCACAGTGAATGAAGTAAAGGTCTCCGCCTACAACTGCACAAAAATAGAAAGGCAGCTCACAAAGCTCGACCCCCGTCAGAAAAGGGCCATCGATGACTGTCTCGAGCTCCTCCAAGACACCATTGCCGAGCTCAATCTCGCAATCTCTGATCTCAACTCCAAGAAAACGGCCTCAAAGCACTACCATGACTTGCAGACTCTGTTAAGCGGTGCTATGACCAACCAGTACACCTGCCTCGATGGGTTTGCTTACAGCAGAGGAAATGTAAGAAACTTTATAGATAACAACTTGTACAACATCTCTAACCACGTAAGCAACTCTCTTGCTCTGCTTAAGAAACTAGCCGGAGGACATAATAAATCTAGTTCCGTGGTGTTCCCTGAGGCATACGGAAGCATGAAAAATGGTTTTCCTACTTGGGTTTCATCCAAAGATCGGAAACTGCTTCAGTCTTCTGTGAATGCGACCAAATACAATCTACTGGTAGCTAAGGACGGCACAGGTAATTTCACCACCATTAGCGAAGCTGTGGAAGCAGCTCCGAACTCTAGCACAAccag GTTTGTGATATACATAAAAGCCGGAGCTTATTTAGAGAATGTGGAGGTTCCGAGGAAGAAGACCAATTTGATGTTCTTGGGAGATGGCATAGGCAAGACAGTCGTGAAAGCCAGTAGGAATGTGGTCGATGGCTGGACTACTTTCCGTTCTGCCACTGTCG CGGTGGTAGGAAACGGGTTCCTCGCGAAAGGCGTAACCTTCGAGAACTCAGCGGGGCCGAGTAAACACCAAGCGGTGGCGTTAAGAAGTGGGTCAGATCTCTCAGCCTTCTACCAATGCAGCTTCGTTGGCTACCAAGACACTCTCTACGTTCACTCTCTTCGCCAATTCTATCGCGAATGCGACATCTACGGCACAATAGATTTCATCTTCGGCAACGCAGCAGTGGTTTTCCAAAACTGCAATTTATACGCACGAAAACCAAACGACAACCAGAAGAACATTTTCACTGCTCAGGGCAGAGAGGACCCAAACCAAAACACTGGGATTTCTATCTTGAACTCCAAAGTCACGGCCGCAGCTGATTTGATCCCTGTTAAATCGTCTTTCAAAACGTATCTGGGCCGTCCGTGGAAGGAGTATTCGAGGACAGTGTTTTTGAGATCGTACATTGATGATTTGGTGGACCCAGCTGGATGGTTGGAATGGAATTCCACCTTTGCCTTGACCACTCTTTATTATGGAGAGTATTTGAACAGAGGACCGGGTTCTAATACAAGTGCTAGAGTTACTTGGCCTGGTTACAGGGTTATTAATAGCTCCACCGAGGCTAGTCAGTTCACAGTTGGGTCGTTTATTCAAGGAACCGAGTGGCTAAATTCTACCAATATTCCTTATTTTACTGGTTTAAACTGA